From the Paenibacillus tianjinensis genome, the window CTCGCTTTATCGAGCAAAGATACAATCCGTTTCATCACATTGTCCACATCATACAGCTTCATATCCGGATAAGAAAACATCGCCTCTTGAACATCAATAATCAGCAGTGCTGTTGTCATTGATAACTCCTCCTTGGTTCTTTGATCCTTTTTCTACTCATTATACTGAAAAAGATTATATCAGACCTAGAGCTCAAATAGACTCCCCATCCAGTGAAATTTATGGATACGTCTTGGAAAGGACCGTGAAGCGGAAAAAGGGGCATCTCACACACCATCAAATGGTGCGGAGATCCCCCTTTGTTTTCAATAGTTATTTGCCCCGCTTGTTATGCCATATCAGCGCATGCAGCTGCGGCAACACCCGTGCCCGGTTCATCTCTGGATCAGCAATCACTAGGTTGAACAGCCATTCCAGCCGTCCTAAGAGGCGTGCCGAAATGTCCCCCGGTTCCGTTACATCCTCATTCCCGGGCTGCAGGTACAGCGAAACTCCGGGATAACGCTGATGAACGCTTTTGGCATAGGCATAGTCTTGCTCGTCAAACACCACGACCTTCAGGCTATGCGTAGCCTTGCCTTGCTCCTTCAGCTTGCCCATGATTCTGTCCAGCATTGCCCAGTCCGTCTTCATTCCCGAGCTTGGCGGTTTAGGACTGATCGTTAGCGTATCGATCTCATAAAACCAGTCCTGCCAGCGGCTGCCCTGTGTTTCGATAGCGGCCTGAATGCCGTGCTCATGCAGCAGAGCAACAAATTCCGCCATACTGTTGCCGAGCAGGGCCGGATTCCCGCCGGAAATGGTCACAGAGTCAAAGTTCTGGCCAGCCAGTGCAATAAGCTCATTCATAATTTCCTCCGGCTCCAGCATCCGTACAATATCCTTAGCAGAACCATCCCAGGTAAAGGCTGAGTCGCACCAGCTGCAGCGGTAGTCACAGCCGTAGGTGCGGACGAACATTGTTTTGACACCGATCACGGCGCCTTCCCCTTGAATCGTCGGGCCAAAGATTTCAATTACCGGTATTTTACTCACAGTCACAGCCCCCGTGCAGGCGGTAGGCAGGTCCATCCTCCGGAATATCTGCAGCCATTACCTCTGCCCAGGAGGTAGGCGTCTCCCACAGCTTGACTGAATACAGCGGCAATGACGCCTGTTTCAGTTGATAGGCCATATAGGCAGACATGTTCTCAGCAGTTGTACGGAATCCGAGCAGTGCTACTTTTGAGCCGGAATTCTGAAGAGCCTCCAGGACAGGCTCATTGCCCATTGCCAGAAAAGCATGATCCAGACGGTCTACAAGACTTTGCTGCACAATAGCCTTAATGTCGCTGAAATCCACAACAAAGCCTTCATCAGAGTGCCCTGCTTCTGTTGAAGGTTTGCCTTTTAACACGACTTCAAGCTTATAGGTATGGCCATGCAGATTGCTGCATTTTCCTTTATGTCCAACCAGCTGATGCGCAGAATCAAAGGTGAAAATCTTACAGACCGATACATCACCCAGCATTACAGACCACCTTTCGTTTGTTCCGCCATGTATTGCTCAAGGCCGCGCTGACGCAGCAGACAAGCCGGACAGGTGCCGCAGCCGCTGCCGACGATGCCGTTATAGCAAGTCAACGTGTGCTCACGGATATAGTCAAAGTGACCCAGTTCATCGGCCAGCTTCCAGGTTTCCTTTTTATCGAGCCACATCAGCGGCGTATGAATAACGAATTCATAGTCCATCGACAGATTGAGTGTCACATTCAGGGACTTTACGAACACATCCCGGCAATCGGGATACCCGCTGAAGTCCGTCTGACACACACCGGTGATGATGTTGGCATAGCCCAGCTGTTTGGCCAGAATGGCGGCAAAGGACAGGAACAGCAGATTACGCCCATCCACGAACGTACTTGGCAGTTCCCCATCTTCTCCGGCTTCAATCTCGATGTTATCCCGTGTTAAAGCGTTAGGTGCCAGCTGATTGAGCAGTCCCAGATCTAGAATATGCTGCTTCACACCAAACTTTGCAGCAATTTCTTTGGCAACTTCAATCTCGGCTGCATGCCGCTGATTATAGTTAAAAGTAACTACCTGAACCTCTTCGAAGTGCTTCAGCGCCCATACGAGGCAAGTGGTGCTGTCTTGTCCGCCGCTGAACACAACGAGTGCTTTTTTATTCATTAACAGTTCTCCTCTCCATTACTGCTCTGGTCCTACCGATTATCAACTTTCTCCGGATACATATCATGATTCATCAGCCGGTGCTCGGCCATAGCTTCATACTTGGTTCCCGGACGTCCCCAGTTGCAGTAAGGATCAATGGAAATGCCGCCGCGCGGTGTGAACTTGCCCCACACTTCGATATAACGCGGATTCATCAAGGAGATCAGATCATTCATAATAATGTTGACACAATCTTCATGAAAATCACCATGATTGCGGAAGCTGAACAAATAGAGCTTCAGTGATTTGGATTCAACCATCTTGATATCCGGAATGTACGAGATGTACATCACACCGAAATCAGGCTGTCCGGTTACGGGACACAGACTGGTGAACTCCGGACAATTGAATTTCACAAAATAATCACGGCCGGGATGCTTGTTATCGAAGCTTTCCAGGATCTCAGGAGCATACCCGAATTTATATTGTGTTCCCTGATTGCCCAGCAGGGTAACTTCCTTCATTTCCTCTTTCAATCTTCCTTCTGACATGACAAAAAACCCCTCTCTTTTCCTGCGGCTTTCGCCGGATTCGGAAAGAAGAACGAGATTTCGAAAACTTGGCTCTACTAAGAAGACAAGCCTCTATGACACCAGTAAACGGCATTTTTAGCCGTCTGGCGGTCAGGCGTTGTCTTATTGACGCATGGCATAACATGTAAAGTATACTGCAGATATGCTCAAAGCGGCCTTAGTTTTTTATAGAGGGAGTTTGCGAACCTCTCCTGCGACATATACGCAGAATTCTTCTTATACTTATACTAGCGTCTTGAACTATATCATGTTTCGCAGATCGCTGGCAACCCTTAAAGATGATCCAAAATTAGTGAACACAGCATACCCAGCGCGGCCATAAATCCGGTCAGCGGACCTCCGTCCTCATATGCCTCCGGCATCATACTGGAGGATACCATGGAAATGATCCCGCCTCCGGCAAAAGAAGCAATAATAGCTGTTGTATACCCGCTGGCATGATCCATAAAGGCATAGCCTGTACCCGAGGCGAGCGTTGATATAACAAGTACGCCTATCCAGAGCAGCACCACTTTGCTTTTGCTGTAGCCATCCTGTTTGAGCCCGGCTGTACTGGAGAGCCCTTCGGGAATATTGCTGATAAAGATTGCAATTACTAGCAGCAGGCTAACCCCTTTACCTGAAATCAGACTGGCCCCGATCATGATGGACTCAGGAATCGCATCCAGCACCGTACCGGCAAAAATCGCCAGCCCACTGCTGCCTTTTCCCTTTGAGCCGCCAGCACCTCTAACGGAGCGTTTGCGTCCGGACCCGCCTTTTCGCGAGATGTACCAGTCGAACAAGGTGAAAACCAGCGCACCGGCTATAAATCCGATAATGGTCGGGAACAGCCCCCCATCATTAGCGGAATCGTCCAGCAGCTCATAGGCGGCAGCTCCGATTAACACTCCGGTTCCGAACGCCATAATAAAGCCAATAAGCTTCTTGCGGATATGCAGAAACAACGCCATCAGCGCACCAATTAGTACAGCAGATCCGGAAACCGCACCCCATAGGACAGCATTCAACACCAGCTTCACCTTCTACAGTCAGTTTAAATTGCACAGAAATGGCATAGTAGTATTGTACACTTCAAAATAAACGGGCAAACATTGCAGCTGTGTTCTCCCTCCATCTTTTGTAACTGTTCTGGAGCTTTCGATATGATTCATATTATTAATTATTAATGTAATTAAATAAATGTTTCATTGTTTATAGCCAAGCTCCCCGGTCAATAGTCAGACTAATAGTCGTGACTTCCAAGCTAATTTTACAATATGGATTCAATTTCAATGAAAGGGGTAACTTAAAAATTATAATCTCCAATAACAAGGATGGGATCAGCCAATGGAAGAAAACGTGCAGAAGCTTAAGGAATGGCTTACCTCTGAAGTAAATGAAACGATTGTAATCACGAAAGAGGAGCTTAATGATTTGGATACGGTTCATTTCAGTTTAGAGAGCGTTGATTACCGGGATTCAGAGGATACCATTGATGATTATCTGGGTGACGCGCTGATCTTGAGAGGTTCGGGAAGCACTCTGAATGCTGATGGTGATCTTGTGCCGCTTCCGCAGCAAAGCTATGAAATTGCCGTAAGCGGTCTTAAGCTGCATAATATCGAAGCTGATAAAGTGGAGCTGCAGACGGAGCGTGCCAAATACACCCTTGCTCTGAGTTAAGCGAAATAAAAGGCCGCGGGAATTTCCCGCGGCCTGATTTATTCTTCTCCAATAATCTTCACTTCGGTCTCCAGTTCAACGCCGAATTTATCTTTAACTGCTGAGCGCACGTGCTGAATCAGCCCAATGTAATCACTTGCGGTTGCATTATCCGCGTTCACAATAAATCCGGCATGCTTACGGGAAACCTCAGCACCGCCGATCCGGGTTCCCTGCAGACCGCTTTCCTGAATCAGCTGGCCGGCATAACGCCCGGGCGGCCGTTTGAAGACGCTGCCGCATGAAGGATATTCGAGAGGCTGCTTTGACTCCCGCAAATGGGTAAGCTCATCCATTGATGCTTTGATCAGAGCCGGGTCCCCCTGCTTCAGGGCAAACCGTGCCTCCAGCACAATATATTCTCCACTGGCGAAGATGCTGTGCCGGTACCCCCATTCCAGATCATCTCCAGTTAGAGTGACCATTTCACCTGATTGGTTAAGGGCAAGGGCACTCTCCAGTACATCCTTCACTTCCCCCCCGTATGCTCCAGCGTTCATATATAGAGCTCCGCCTACTGTTCCGGGAATACCACATGCAAATTCCAGACCTGACAGGTTATGCTCCAGGGCATAATTAGAAGCATCAATAATCTTAGCACCGCACTGGGCGACAAGAAGCTCCCCATGAATTTCTATTTGGCTAAGCTCCGAGGTTTGAAGGACGATCCCCCTTATACCGCCATCACGGATAATGACATTCGAGCCGTTACCCAGAATGGTGAGCGGGATGTGATTCTCGCGTGCATATGTAACTATGGTTCGGATTTCCTCATACGAAACGGGCGCAGCCAGGATGTCCGCTTTGCCTCCTATTTGGGTGAACACATAAGATTTCAGCACTTCACCGCTTCTAACTGTTCCACTCGGAAGCAGCTGCTG encodes:
- a CDS encoding ZIP family metal transporter; amino-acid sequence: MLNAVLWGAVSGSAVLIGALMALFLHIRKKLIGFIMAFGTGVLIGAAAYELLDDSANDGGLFPTIIGFIAGALVFTLFDWYISRKGGSGRKRSVRGAGGSKGKGSSGLAIFAGTVLDAIPESIMIGASLISGKGVSLLLVIAIFISNIPEGLSSTAGLKQDGYSKSKVVLLWIGVLVISTLASGTGYAFMDHASGYTTAIIASFAGGGIISMVSSSMMPEAYEDGGPLTGFMAALGMLCSLILDHL
- the queE gene encoding 7-carboxy-7-deazaguanine synthase QueE, whose product is MSKIPVIEIFGPTIQGEGAVIGVKTMFVRTYGCDYRCSWCDSAFTWDGSAKDIVRMLEPEEIMNELIALAGQNFDSVTISGGNPALLGNSMAEFVALLHEHGIQAAIETQGSRWQDWFYEIDTLTISPKPPSSGMKTDWAMLDRIMGKLKEQGKATHSLKVVVFDEQDYAYAKSVHQRYPGVSLYLQPGNEDVTEPGDISARLLGRLEWLFNLVIADPEMNRARVLPQLHALIWHNKRGK
- the murB gene encoding UDP-N-acetylmuramate dehydrogenase, giving the protein MNINKIQEDLQQLLPSGTVRSGEVLKSYVFTQIGGKADILAAPVSYEEIRTIVTYARENHIPLTILGNGSNVIIRDGGIRGIVLQTSELSQIEIHGELLVAQCGAKIIDASNYALEHNLSGLEFACGIPGTVGGALYMNAGAYGGEVKDVLESALALNQSGEMVTLTGDDLEWGYRHSIFASGEYIVLEARFALKQGDPALIKASMDELTHLRESKQPLEYPSCGSVFKRPPGRYAGQLIQESGLQGTRIGGAEVSRKHAGFIVNADNATASDYIGLIQHVRSAVKDKFGVELETEVKIIGEE
- the queF gene encoding preQ(1) synthase; amino-acid sequence: MSEGRLKEEMKEVTLLGNQGTQYKFGYAPEILESFDNKHPGRDYFVKFNCPEFTSLCPVTGQPDFGVMYISYIPDIKMVESKSLKLYLFSFRNHGDFHEDCVNIIMNDLISLMNPRYIEVWGKFTPRGGISIDPYCNWGRPGTKYEAMAEHRLMNHDMYPEKVDNR
- the queC gene encoding 7-cyano-7-deazaguanine synthase QueC, yielding MNKKALVVFSGGQDSTTCLVWALKHFEEVQVVTFNYNQRHAAEIEVAKEIAAKFGVKQHILDLGLLNQLAPNALTRDNIEIEAGEDGELPSTFVDGRNLLFLSFAAILAKQLGYANIITGVCQTDFSGYPDCRDVFVKSLNVTLNLSMDYEFVIHTPLMWLDKKETWKLADELGHFDYIREHTLTCYNGIVGSGCGTCPACLLRQRGLEQYMAEQTKGGL
- the queD gene encoding 6-carboxytetrahydropterin synthase QueD, translating into MLGDVSVCKIFTFDSAHQLVGHKGKCSNLHGHTYKLEVVLKGKPSTEAGHSDEGFVVDFSDIKAIVQQSLVDRLDHAFLAMGNEPVLEALQNSGSKVALLGFRTTAENMSAYMAYQLKQASLPLYSVKLWETPTSWAEVMAADIPEDGPAYRLHGGCDCE